One stretch of Archocentrus centrarchus isolate MPI-CPG fArcCen1 chromosome 5, fArcCen1, whole genome shotgun sequence DNA includes these proteins:
- the ssu72 gene encoding RNA polymerase II subunit A C-terminal domain phosphatase SSU72, giving the protein MPSHPLRVAVVCSSNQNRSMEAHNILSKRGFDVRSFGTGSHVKLPGPAPDKPNVYDFKTTYEQMYNDLVRKDKELYTQNGILHMLDRNKRIKSKPERFQSCKEKFDLVITCEERVYDQVVEDLNSREQETLQPVHVINVDIQDNHEEATLGAFLICELCQCIQHTDDMENEIDELLQEFEEKSNRPFLHTVCFY; this is encoded by the exons ATGCCGAGCCACCCGCTGCGTGTGGCGGTTGTGTGCTCGAGCAACCAGAACCGCAGTATGGAAGCGCACAATATCCTCAG CAAACGTGGATTTGATGTGCGTTCATTTGGGACAGGGTCTCATGTGAAGCTACCCGGTCCTGCCCCGGataagccaaatgtgtatgACTTCAAAACGACATATGAACAGATGTACAACGACTTGGTCCGCAAAGACAAGGAACT ATACACACAAAATGGCATCCTACACATGCTGGATCGCAACAAGCGCATCAAATCAAAGCCAGAGCGCTTCCAGAGCTGCAAGGAGAAGTTTGACCTGGTCATCACCTGTGAAGAGAGAGTCTATGACCAAGTGGTGGAGG ATCTGAATTCACGGGAGCAGGAGACGCTGCAGCCTGTGCATGTAATCAATGTAGACATTCAGGATAACCACGAGGAAGCCACGCTGGGCGCCTTCCTCATCTGTGAGCTGTGCCAATGT ATCCAGCACACCGACGACATGGAGAATGAAATCGACGAACTCCTGCAAGAGTTTGAGGAGAAAAGCAACCGGCCTTTTCTCCACACTGTCTGCTTCTACTGA
- the atad3 gene encoding ATPase family AAA domain containing 3 gives MSWLFGLNKGQPEVPPGLPPQPPPPPPPAGGSGGGGGDKPKDKWSNFDPTGLERAAQAAKELDKSRHAKEALELARMQEHTSQLEHQSKMKEYEAAVEQLKGDQIRIQAEERRKTLNEETKQHQARAQYQDKLARQRYEDQLRQQQAMNEDNLRKQEESVQKQEAMRKATIEHEMELRHKNELLRIEAESKARAKVERENADIIREQIRLKAAEHRQTVLESIKTAGAVFGEGFRAFVSDWDKVTATVAGLTLLAVGVYSARNATAVAGRYIEARLGKPSLVRETSRFTVGEAIKHPVKMAKRLKSKPQDALEGVVLSPSLEERVRDIAIATRNTRQNNGLYRNILMYGPPGTGKTLFAKKLAVHSGMDYAIMTGGDVAPMGRDGVTAMHKVFDWANTSRRGLLLFVDEADAFLRKRATEKISEDLRATLNAFLYRTGEQSNKFMLVLASNQPEQFDWAINDRIDEIVNFALPRLEERERLVRLYFDKYVLEPATGGRQRMKLAQFDYGKKCSEIATRTEGMSGREISKLGVAWQAAAYSSEDGVLTEAMIDARVDDAVKQHLQKMDWLRGEEEAKSLTPPPAGAKSSGGKMGFNLPLSEAPQAQEVIAPVLEVNVKREGISLTAGGKGAGHNCNDAAKAEAKTTAESLGQPGASNDSENKMREDNQTGSSPPKDGTPV, from the exons gacaTGCCAAAGAAGCTCTGGAGTTGGCTCGAATGCAGGAGCATACCTCTCAGCTGGAGCACCAGAGTAAAATGAAG GAGTATGAAGCAGCAGTCGAACAGCTCAAAGGCGACCAGATACGCATCCAGGctgaagagaggaggaaaactCTCAATGAGGAGACCAAGCAGCATCAAGCT AGAGCTCAGTACCAGGATAAGCTGGCTAGACAGCGATATGAGGACCAACTAAGGCAACAG cAAGCCATGAATGAAGACAACCTTCGCAAACAGGAGGAGTCTGTTCAGAAGCAGGAGGCCATGCGGAAAG CAACCATAGAACACGAGATGGAGCTGAGACACAAGAATGAACTTCTTCGTATTGAGGCAGAGTCTAAAGCTCGAGCCAAAGTGGAGAGGGAAAATGCCGATATAATCCGAGAGCAGATCCGTCTGAAAGCTGCAGAACACAGACAGACTGTCCTGGAGTCCATAAA GACTGcaggtgctgtgtttggagaagGATTCAGGGCCTTTGTGTCAGACTGGGACAAAGTAACAGCTACG GTGGCAGGATTGACCCTCTTGGCTGTGGGAGTGTATTCAGCTCGAAATGCAACAGCAGTGGCTGGACGTTACATCGAGGCCAGGCTCGGAAAGCCGTCGCTAGTCCGGGAAACTTCTCGATTTACTGTGGGAGAAGCAATCAAGCATCCAGTCAAG ATGGCCAAACGGCTGAAGAGTAAACCTCAGGATGCCCTCGAGGGAGTAGTCCTCAGT CCTTCCCTGGAGGAACGTGTGCGTGACATTGCCATTGCAACAAGGAACACAAGGCAGAACAATGGCCTGTACAGGAACATCCTCATGTACGGCCCTCCAGGGACGGGCAAAACGTTGTTTGCTAAG AAGCTGGCAGTGCATTCTGGGATGGACTATGCCATCATGACCGGTGGTGATGTAGCACCCATGGGCCGCGATGGCGTCACCGCCATGCACAAAGTGTTCGACTGGGCAAACACGAGTCGACGCGG actgctgctttttgttgatGAAGCTGATGCATTCCTGCGCAAGAGAGCCACT gagaaAATAAGTGAAGACCTCAGAGCGACTCTAAATGCCTTTTTGTATCGCACTGGAGAACAAAGCAACAA GTTTATGTTGGTGCTGGCCAGTAACCAACCGGAGCAGTTTGACTGGGCCATAAATGACCGTATAGATGAAATTGTGAATTTTGCTCTGCCACGTCTcgaggagagggagaggctgGTCCGGTTATACTTTGACAAATATGTGCTGGAGCCGGCCACTGGAGGGAGGCA gaGGATGAAGCTGGCACAGTTTGACTACGGTAAAAAGTGCTCTGAGATAGCGACACGGACAGAGGGCATGTCTGGAAGAGAGATCTCCAAGCTGGGCGTGGCCTGGCAG GCGGCAGCATATTCTTCTGAAGATGGTGTCCTGACGGAGGCTATGATCGACGCTCGGGTTGACGATGCTGTCAAGCAGCACCTTCAGAAGATGGACTGGCTGCGTGGGGAGGAGGAGGCCAAGAGTCTTACACCTCCACCAGCTGGGGCGAAAAGCAGTGGAGGAAAAATGGGTTTTAATCTGCCCCTCAGCGAGGCACCTCAGGCTCAGGAGGTGATCGCTCCTGTCCTTGAGGTTAATGTAAAACGAGAAGGCATCAGCCTCACGGCAGGGGGCAAAGGTGCTGGACATAATTGCAATGATGCTGCCAAAGCAGAAGCTAAGACAACAGCAGAGAGTTTAGGCCAACCTGGTGCCTCCAATGACAGTGAGAACAAGATGAGAGAAGACAACCAGACTGGATCCTCTCCTCCTAAAGATGGAACTCCAGTTTGA
- the fndc10 gene encoding fibronectin type III domain-containing protein 10, which translates to MKNQQRPSLLALSALLLCTLPQTAGSHQRNSSAAAAAAASSTSSSEVRGRNNVTHNWLRQTNFTPSSQSRPSSKLKEGTGYVKSSSFNTSRGNNNTVISDSSDRAPRWSPEDVPSPVCAYRVIEGGIGGQLCFRHTLFGYKCPKGECRTAVSFGNLVANILINGSVLLQWTHESESTKTKEPSNPGTNATKEETPRSNSLFRGRRHRRGGYEVSCWWNGSYTQFECAGVHLGSGCRDFLLSELHENIPYRICLRALGRSEPAERAEQRDCVEFTLPPSGMQDIVIAMTTVGGAICVMLVIICLLVAYITENIMSPTAQHTYSYRTHSHH; encoded by the coding sequence ATGAAAAACCAACAGCGACCATCCCTGCTCGCCTTATCGGCACTGCTGCTTTGCACGTTACCCCAGACAGCTGGGTCTCATCAGCGCAACAGctcagcggcagcagcagcagcagcatcatcaaCGTCCTCATCAGAGGTGAGAGGAAGAAATAATGTGACCCACAACTGGCTCAGACAGACTAATTTTACTCCCAGCAGTCAAAGCAGGCCATCATCAAAGCTGAAAGAGGGAACAGGCTACGTGAAAAGCTCCTCGTTCAACACAAGTCGAGGCAATAATAATACTGTGATATCTGACAGTTCTGACAGGGCACCGAGATGGAGCCCGGAGGATGTGCCATCACCTGTGTGTGCCTATCGAGTGATCGAGGGAGGCATTGGGGGGCAGCTGTGCTTTCGGCACACTCTGTTTGGGTACAAGTGTCCTAAGGGAGAGTGCAGGACTGCGGTGTCTTTCGGGAACCTGGTGGCAAATATTCTCATCAACGGCAGCGTACTGTTACAGTGGACCCACGAGTCAGAATCCACAAAGACTAAAGAGCCCAGCAATCCCGGGACAAATGCAACAAAAGAGGAAACTCCGCGATCAAACTCTCTTTTCAGGGGCCGACGCCACAGACGCGGAGGCTACGAGGTAAGCTGCTGGTGGAATGGAAGCTACACTCAGTTTGAGTGCGCCGGTGTCCATCTTGGGTCGGGTTGCAGGGACTTTCTGCTGTCCGAGCTGCACGAGAACATCCCGTACCGCATCTGTCTGCGTGCCCTGGGCCGCTCCGAGCCAGCCGAGAGGGCAGAGCAGCGGGACTGCGTGGAGTTTACTCTGCCGCCGTCAGGGATGCAGGACATTGTGATCGCCATGACAACAGTGGGCGGAGCTATCTGCGTGATGCTGGTCATCATCTGCCTGCTGGTGGCGTACATCACAGAAAACATCATGAGCCCCACGGCGCAGCACACGTACTCCTACCGCACTCACTCACATCACTGA
- the ora4 gene encoding olfactory receptor class A-like protein 4, whose translation MSEVITVDAILFGLLAFSGILGNILVIYVVFQSAIETPSRRLSPSDLILVHLSLANLLTSLFRTVPIFVSDLGLDLSLSTDWCRIFMLLWVWWRSVGCWVTLTLSAFHCSTLKRHHVTFGPLAVQRERQRVWIALGVVWGANLAFSVPALVYSTQVQGNATVEVMVISCTTRPLLGCIWEFPSKEQGTAFASISLALNEVLPLVLMVCTNLVTLHALAKHIRAVTSGGESGGTQREPEKLGQTPYIQLTSERKAAQVIVSLVSLFVVCWVLQVAAVTYYNHNRGRHAEGLLTVSHFSASVFVGFSPLVVALGHGKLRRKIMSMILGWTQFFKCHSGGTEEWTKSPKATGKKGNEPVFVVQK comes from the exons ATGTCAGAGGTCATCACTGTAGACGCGATTTTGTTTGGGCTCTTGGCCTTTTCTGGCATTTTGGGAAACATCCTGGTCATCTATGTG gTGTTTCAGTCAGCCATTGAAACTCCATCAAGGAGACTCTCTCCTTCTGACCTTATTCTGGTGCACCTGTCACTAGCTAACCTGCTGACCTCGCTTTTCCGCACAGTACCTATTTTCGTGTCAGACCTGGGCTTGGATCTGTCTCTGTCCACTGACTGGTGCAGAATCTTCATGCTGCTGTGGGTGTGGTGGCGATCTGTGGGCTGTTGGGTGACTCTAACGCTCAGTGCCTTTCACTGCTCTACTCTGAAACGACATCATGTGACCTTTGGACCGCTTGCTGTTCAGAGGGAGAGGCAACGAGTCTGGATTGCCTTAGGGGTGGTGTGGGGGGCAAACCTGGCTTTCTCTGTTCCTGCATTGGTATACAGCACTCAGGTTCAAGGCAATGCCACAGTGGAGGTGATGGTGATCAGCTGCACCACCAGGCCTCTGCTAGGCTGCATCTGGGAGTTTCCGTCAAAAGAACAAGGCACAGCCTTCGCCTCAATATCACTGGCACTGAATGAGGTGTTGCCGCTAGTGCTGATGGTTTGCACCAATTTAGTCACACTGCATGCTTTAGCCAAACACATCCGAGCTGTTACCTCAGGGGGAGAGTCAGGAGGCACCCAGAGGGAGCCGGAAAAACTAGGACAAACGCCTTATATTCAGCTGACCAGTGAACGTAAGGCGGCTCAAGTGATCGTGTCTCTGGTGTCACTATTTGTGGTCTGCTGGGTGCTACAGGTTGCTGCAGTAACATACTACAACCACAACCGGGGGCGACATGCTGAAGGGCTGCTGACTGTTTCCCATTTCTCTGCTTCAGTGTTTGTAGGATTCAGCCCCTTGGTGGTGGCCCTGGGACACGGAAAACTGAGGAGAAAAATCATGAGTATGATACTGGGGTGGACtcagttttttaaatgtcacagtggGGGCACTGAAGAGTGGACTAAATCCCCAAAGGCTAcaggaaaaaagggaaatgaaccagtttttgttgTTCAGAAATAG
- the LOC115779946 gene encoding transmembrane protein 240, which yields MNALLGHFHNFFLPLLRGHEHVCQCVCGSNKAYHVVPYHGAMSTVDIRDHYCGSYIVTQQEMDLTAGILLGLCIGWLLMWLDRVWHRALPFWTPNQLSSVHFWSLMPKFRNIRNLFSHSHPEHSEESSGNVVHVEPQVNGNI from the exons ATGAACGCGCTTCTCGGCCACTTTCACAACTTCTTCTTGCCGCTGTTGCGAGGGCACGAGCATGTCTGCCAGTGCGTCTGCGGGAG CAACAAAGCCTATCATGTTGTTCCATATCATGGAGCCATGTCCACAGTGGACATCAGAGACCACTACTGTGGGAGCTACATCGTGACCCAGCAGGAGATGgatctgacagctgggatactGCTGGGCCTCTGCATCGGCTGGTTGTTGATGTGGCTGGATCGTGTGTGGCACAGGGCGCTTCCATTCTGGACGCCAAACCAACTCAGCA GTGTTCATTTCTGGTCATTGATGCCAAAATTCAGAAACATAAGGAACTTGTTTAGCCATTCACATCCCGAACACTCAGAGGAATCGAGCGGGAACGTGGTGCATGTAGAGCCGCAGGTTAATggaaacatttga
- the ora3.1 gene encoding olfactory receptor class A-like protein 4, giving the protein MSNLSDHKEETAPVRMGFHVSVSPAQMAFYIILVIMGILGNATVIWVIGKSIFLERNWGRISDIIILNMALSNLLISLLRNMLLVISDIGLELNTIKGFCQLLMGVWMWLRSVNVWSTLFLSAFHLQMLKRVAPTTANGPRGVPKTFLVSLGLIWIVNLIYSIPAYIFSTNGGRNTTETLMLVSTTTRPLLGCIWNFPSTYSGLAYATTSLVIHEAVPIMLMVVTNLTSLYTLYSHGRSSGKDAPALKRVPAEKRAAKVILALVMLFIISWGTNVISVNYFNYNRGSSVAFLLVIARFGHITFIAMSPVVLAVGHRQLRSCIRSALVH; this is encoded by the exons ATGAGCAACCTCTCGGACCACAAGGAAGAGACAGCTCCTGTGAGGATGGGATTTCATGTCTCTGTGTCCCCTGCACAAATGGCTTTTTACATTATCCTGGTGATAATGGGAATTCTGGGTAATGCCACCGTGATTTGGGTCATTGGTAAGAGCATATTCTTGGAGCGTAATTGGGGACGTATCTCAGACATCATCATTCTTAACATGGCACTGTCTAACCTGCTGATATCGCTGTTGAGGAACATGCTCCTCGTCATCTCAGACATTGGACTGGAG cTAAACACAATCAAAGGGTTTTGTCAGCTGCTCATGGGTGTCTGGATGTGGCTGCGGTCAGTCAACGTGTGGTCAACACTCTTCCTCAGTGCTTTCCATCTCCAGATGTTGAAACGTGTGGCTCCTACTACTGCAAATGGGCCCCGGGGTGTTCCTAAAACCTTCCTGGTGAGCCTGGGTCTCATCTGGATTGTTAACCTTATTTACTCCATTCCTGCTTATATTTTTTCCACTAATGGAGGCAGAAATACTACAGAG ACACTTATGCTGGTGAGCACTACAACACGCCCCCTGCTGGGCTGCATATGGAACTTCCCCTCCACCTACAGCGGCCTGGCCTATGCCACTACATCTCTGGTGATACATGAAGCAGTTCCTATAATGTTGATGGTTGTCACAAACCTAACCTCGCTTTACACACTCTACAGTCACGGTCGGAGTTCAGGGAAAGATGCACCTGCATTAAAGCGGGTGCCAGCCGAGAAACGAGCAGCCAAG gtgatTCTTGCCCTCGTCATGCTCTTCATCATATCTTGGGGAACCAACGTTATCTCTGTCAATTATTTCAACTACAACCGTGGCTCCTCAGTTGCATTTCTTCTGGTCATTGCACGTTTTGGCCACATTACCTTTATTGCCATGTCACCTGTCGTTCTGGCAGTTGGCCACAGGCAGCTTCGTTCATGCATCAGGTCTGCCCTTGTGCACTGA